One genomic region from Hoeflea algicola encodes:
- a CDS encoding patatin-like phospholipase family protein has product MTDISITRPPSPPRSGDPTVAIAFGGGGARGFAHIHVIETLDAMGIKPVAIAGSSIGSIMGAAMASGMTGAEIRDHSLATVSKPASAIGRIWKAAHPRGAKGIFESGLRLGQFDIERILEALLPDAVARTFEELKIPTRIMVTDYYGHSEVVCDHGDLRCALAASAAIPAVFRPVLVDDRVMIDGGIFNPVPFDQLTGLADIIIGVDVVGLPSGTPGQAPSTIDMMFGASQLMMQSIIEMKCKTHPPHILLRPEVHRYRVLDFLKAKEILADSAGVAEQLKHDLDAAFTFSA; this is encoded by the coding sequence ATGACCGACATCAGCATCACCCGCCCCCCGTCGCCACCCCGTTCGGGTGATCCGACGGTGGCGATTGCCTTTGGCGGCGGCGGTGCACGCGGGTTTGCTCATATCCATGTGATCGAGACACTTGATGCCATGGGCATCAAGCCGGTGGCGATCGCTGGTTCATCGATCGGTTCGATCATGGGCGCTGCGATGGCCTCTGGCATGACTGGCGCTGAAATTCGCGACCACAGTCTCGCCACCGTCAGCAAGCCGGCAAGCGCGATCGGGCGGATCTGGAAAGCGGCCCATCCGCGCGGCGCCAAGGGTATCTTCGAGAGCGGCCTTCGATTGGGGCAGTTTGATATCGAGCGCATTCTCGAAGCATTGCTTCCCGACGCGGTGGCCCGCACTTTCGAAGAACTCAAGATCCCGACCAGGATCATGGTTACCGACTATTACGGCCACAGCGAAGTGGTTTGCGACCATGGTGACCTGCGCTGTGCGCTGGCTGCCTCCGCAGCCATTCCCGCCGTGTTCCGGCCTGTTCTGGTCGATGACCGGGTGATGATTGACGGCGGCATTTTCAATCCGGTACCGTTTGATCAATTAACCGGGCTGGCCGATATCATCATCGGCGTCGATGTTGTTGGCCTGCCCTCGGGCACGCCCGGTCAGGCACCATCGACCATCGACATGATGTTCGGCGCCAGCCAGTTGATGATGCAATCGATCATCGAGATGAAGTGCAAGACCCATCCACCGCACATCCTGCTCCGGCCGGAAGTGCACCGCTACCGGGTGCTGGATTTCCTCAAGGCCAAGGAAATTCTGGCCGATTCGGCCGGCGTTGCCGAGCAGCTCAAGCACGATCTCGACGCTGCCTTTACGTTTTCAGCCTAA
- a CDS encoding MATE family efflux transporter has protein sequence MATNVMTGANVQQAKFVTGSTMRHVITMTATGSIGLVAIFIVDALNLFYISLLGQLELAAAIGYAGTLLFFSTSIAIGLSIAATALTARALGRGQRGEAREIAGASIAYMLILMIATVAIAFPFLGEMVRMMGAQSRTAELATEFMQIVLPSLPVLGTGMCLGALLHAVGDAKRAMYVTLGAGALTAVLDPIFIFGFDLGIHGAAIATVISRFVLVAIGLHGLIRVHNLIALPSLGMMSREFRGFLAIGLPALMTQIATPVGNTYVTTTMAEHGDAAVAGWAVVGRLIPVAFGALFALSGAIGPILGQNYGARQFDRLMSTMRDSLIFIMIYTLVVWALLALFRNQIADLFGAEGAARDVIVFFCLFVAGSFVFNGMLFVANAAFNNLGFALYSTVFNWSRSTLGVIPFVWLGAHWYGAEGALAGYGLGAVVFGLAAVIVSFRVIGNIGTHDGGDAGTAIPIRTPPAGQSAFTSGKASTL, from the coding sequence GTGGCCACCAACGTCATGACCGGGGCCAACGTCCAGCAAGCGAAATTTGTCACCGGCTCGACGATGCGACATGTGATCACCATGACCGCCACCGGTTCGATCGGGCTGGTGGCGATCTTCATCGTTGACGCGCTGAACCTGTTTTACATCTCGCTGCTGGGGCAATTGGAACTGGCAGCGGCGATCGGCTACGCCGGTACGCTGCTTTTTTTCAGCACTTCGATTGCCATTGGACTGTCGATTGCGGCGACCGCCTTGACCGCGCGGGCACTGGGCCGCGGCCAGCGTGGCGAGGCCCGGGAAATCGCCGGGGCATCAATTGCCTATATGCTGATCTTGATGATCGCGACTGTCGCCATTGCGTTTCCGTTTCTGGGCGAGATGGTCCGGATGATGGGGGCTCAGAGCCGGACAGCGGAGTTGGCAACAGAATTCATGCAGATTGTGCTGCCATCGCTGCCAGTGCTGGGCACCGGCATGTGTCTGGGTGCGCTGCTGCATGCGGTTGGCGACGCCAAGCGCGCCATGTATGTGACATTGGGCGCAGGCGCACTGACAGCAGTGCTCGATCCCATCTTCATCTTCGGCTTTGACCTCGGCATTCATGGTGCGGCGATCGCAACGGTGATCTCGCGGTTCGTTCTGGTGGCAATCGGCCTGCACGGACTGATCAGGGTTCACAATCTGATCGCGCTGCCCTCTCTCGGAATGATGTCGCGGGAATTCCGGGGCTTTCTGGCAATCGGACTGCCGGCGTTGATGACACAAATCGCCACACCGGTTGGCAACACCTATGTGACCACCACCATGGCCGAACATGGCGATGCGGCTGTCGCCGGATGGGCGGTGGTCGGACGGTTGATCCCCGTAGCCTTTGGCGCGCTGTTTGCGCTGTCGGGCGCAATTGGCCCCATTCTCGGACAGAATTATGGCGCCAGGCAGTTCGATCGGTTGATGTCGACCATGCGCGACAGCCTGATTTTCATCATGATCTACACACTGGTGGTGTGGGCGCTACTGGCGCTGTTTCGCAACCAGATCGCCGACCTGTTCGGCGCCGAGGGCGCTGCGCGCGACGTGATTGTCTTCTTCTGCCTGTTCGTGGCCGGCAGTTTCGTCTTTAACGGCATGCTGTTTGTCGCCAACGCCGCGTTCAACAATCTCGGTTTTGCGCTTTATTCGACCGTGTTCAACTGGAGCCGCTCGACGCTGGGCGTCATTCCATTCGTCTGGCTCGGCGCCCACTGGTATGGCGCGGAGGGTGCGCTTGCCGGCTATGGTCTGGGTGCGGTGGTGTTTGGCCTTGCTGCGGTGATCGTCAGTTTCCGGGTGATCGGCAATATCGGCACGCATGACGGCGGCGACGCTGGCACCGCAATACCGATTCGCACGCCGCCCGCCGGACAATCGGCCTTTACCAGCGGCAAGGCCTCGACACTTTAG
- a CDS encoding VOC family protein → MTPFHLAFPISDIEETRHFYGEVLGCQMGRFTETWIDFSLFGHQMSGHVRADAAPAAASGAVDGHSVPIPHFGVVLQMNDWKALAQRLEQAEGIDWIMKPNLRFEGQPGEQATLFIRDPSGNALEFKGFSDLEQVFAS, encoded by the coding sequence ATGACGCCTTTTCACCTCGCCTTTCCGATTTCCGACATTGAAGAGACCCGCCATTTTTATGGCGAGGTGCTCGGCTGCCAGATGGGTCGCTTTACCGAGACCTGGATCGATTTCAGCCTGTTCGGCCATCAGATGTCCGGGCATGTGCGCGCCGACGCTGCACCCGCGGCAGCTTCCGGAGCGGTTGACGGGCATTCAGTTCCAATCCCGCATTTCGGGGTCGTTTTGCAGATGAATGACTGGAAGGCGCTGGCCCAAAGGCTTGAGCAGGCGGAAGGCATCGACTGGATCATGAAACCCAATCTCCGGTTCGAAGGTCAGCCGGGAGAACAAGCGACTCTTTTCATCCGTGACCCCTCGGGAAATGCCCTCGAGTTCAAGGGCTTTTCAGATCTGGAACAGGTCTTCGCTTCTTGA
- a CDS encoding monovalent cation:proton antiporter-2 (CPA2) family protein has translation MAVAEVSLYTQGLVLLCGAIVAAPLFKKLGLGTVLGYLAAGIVIGPLLRIITDGEEILHFAELGVVLLLFVIGLELKPSRLWQLRRDIFGLGLVQVLFSALLLAAAAVALAGQAWAAAVIIGFGLALSSTAFGIQILDERGDLNTRYGQQSFSILLFQDLAIVPILALVPLLAHAPDNGGGSIISDIAITVGAIVALLVAGRYLLNPLFQLIAGTGAKEAMIAAALFVVLGAAMLMQFAGLSMAMGAFVAGVMLAESSYRHELEADIEPFRGILLGLFFMAVGLSVDLAVIGDNIVLLVIAVPVLMIIKGLVIYSACRAFGSSHNTSIQIACLLPQGGEFGFVIFSAAAAAGVFSHGTASMLVAIVTISMALTPVASVLAKRVMRDTDTEQMDEDFAGAGADVLMIGFSRFGQIASQILLAGGSDVTIIDHSAERIRSASKFGFRIYFGDGTRKDVLIAAGIKRTKIVAVCTHKQETTDKIVDMIQAEFPTARIFARAYDRTHTLSLRARGVDYEARETFESGMVFGRKTLEALGTAEEQALEISHDIRRRDEERLAMQAVAGMLAGQEKLLTRPVTPEPLIKPKRKSERLDKPSERDHQVSDPA, from the coding sequence ATGGCCGTAGCCGAAGTGAGCCTATACACGCAGGGTCTTGTTCTGTTGTGCGGGGCAATCGTTGCCGCGCCGCTGTTCAAGAAACTCGGCCTTGGCACCGTGCTGGGTTATCTTGCCGCCGGAATCGTCATCGGGCCGCTGCTTCGGATAATTACTGACGGCGAGGAAATTCTCCATTTCGCCGAACTCGGCGTGGTGCTGCTGCTGTTTGTCATCGGGCTCGAGCTCAAGCCGTCACGGCTCTGGCAATTGCGCCGCGATATTTTCGGCCTCGGGCTTGTTCAGGTGCTGTTTTCGGCGCTGCTGCTCGCCGCCGCCGCGGTGGCGTTGGCCGGACAAGCCTGGGCCGCCGCCGTCATCATCGGCTTTGGACTGGCATTGTCATCAACCGCTTTCGGAATCCAGATTCTTGATGAACGCGGAGACCTCAACACCCGCTATGGCCAGCAATCGTTTTCGATCCTGCTGTTCCAGGATCTGGCGATCGTGCCAATCCTGGCACTGGTGCCACTGCTTGCGCATGCCCCGGACAATGGCGGCGGCTCGATCATCTCCGATATTGCGATCACGGTTGGCGCTATCGTGGCACTGCTTGTTGCCGGCCGTTACCTGCTCAATCCGCTGTTTCAACTGATCGCCGGAACCGGCGCCAAGGAAGCGATGATCGCGGCTGCACTGTTCGTGGTGCTCGGGGCTGCAATGCTGATGCAATTCGCCGGCCTGTCGATGGCGATGGGCGCGTTCGTCGCCGGCGTGATGCTGGCCGAATCTTCTTACCGGCACGAGTTGGAAGCCGATATCGAGCCGTTTCGCGGCATTTTGCTGGGCTTGTTCTTCATGGCCGTCGGGCTGTCGGTGGATCTGGCGGTCATCGGTGACAACATCGTGCTGCTCGTGATTGCCGTGCCGGTGCTGATGATAATCAAGGGACTGGTGATTTACAGTGCATGCCGGGCATTCGGTTCAAGCCACAACACCAGCATCCAGATTGCCTGCCTGCTGCCCCAGGGCGGCGAATTCGGATTCGTGATTTTCAGTGCGGCAGCAGCGGCAGGCGTATTCTCTCATGGCACTGCGTCGATGCTGGTGGCGATCGTCACCATCTCGATGGCGCTGACACCGGTTGCCTCCGTGCTTGCCAAGCGGGTGATGCGCGATACCGACACCGAACAGATGGACGAGGATTTCGCCGGTGCGGGCGCCGATGTCCTGATGATCGGATTTTCCCGGTTCGGCCAGATCGCCTCGCAAATTCTGCTGGCGGGCGGCTCCGATGTCACCATCATCGACCATTCCGCGGAACGGATAAGATCCGCCTCGAAATTCGGGTTCCGGATCTACTTCGGCGACGGCACCCGCAAGGACGTGCTTATTGCGGCCGGCATCAAGCGGACGAAAATCGTCGCCGTGTGCACCCACAAGCAGGAAACCACCGACAAGATCGTTGACATGATCCAGGCAGAGTTTCCGACCGCGCGTATCTTCGCCCGCGCTTATGACCGGACCCACACGCTGTCGCTACGCGCACGCGGCGTCGACTACGAGGCGCGGGAGACGTTTGAATCGGGCATGGTGTTCGGGCGCAAGACACTCGAGGCGCTGGGCACGGCGGAGGAGCAGGCGCTCGAGATCAGCCACGACATCCGTCGCCGCGATGAAGAGCGGCTTGCCATGCAGGCGGTGGCAGGAATGCTGGCCGGCCAGGAGAAGCTGCTGACCAGACCGGTCACTCCGGAGCCGCTGATCAAGCCCAAACGCAAGTCCGAACGGCTCGACAAGCCATCGGAGCGGGATCACCAGGTTTCCGACCCGGCGTGA
- a CDS encoding TldD/PmbA family protein encodes MSETNQSEGLLATAERLISHARSAGADQADALVVRRRSRSASVRNGQVENTESSESDAFSLRVFVGQKVATVHAGQNADEAALAARAVAMAQVSPEDPHACLADADMLASDWPDLDLFDPTEPPAEALIDAAKKAEAAALEVPGVSSSVGAGAGAGLFGMVLATSHDFSGAFERSGFSHSVSVIAGEGVKMERDYDFDSRVFYGDLDAPELIGRNAGERVVARVNPRKVKTGSNINVVFDPRVSRGLIGHLVSAINGASVARKTSFLKDMMDQQVAIPGLTLIDDPFIRRGPGSRPFDGEGVSMGALTMVEDGVLRQWYLTTAVARELGLTSNGRASRGGGVSPSSTNVIVSPGEQTREQLIASVGTGFYVTELIGQGVNAITGEYSRGASGFWIENGEISFPVSEVTIASNLKDMFKRMTLADDIDTKFSVAAPTIAVEGMTLAGD; translated from the coding sequence ATGAGCGAAACAAATCAATCCGAAGGACTGCTGGCAACCGCCGAGCGCCTGATCAGCCACGCCCGCAGCGCTGGCGCCGACCAGGCCGACGCGCTGGTGGTGCGCCGCCGCTCGCGATCGGCCTCGGTGCGCAACGGTCAGGTGGAAAACACCGAATCGTCTGAATCCGACGCCTTCAGCCTTCGGGTGTTTGTCGGCCAGAAAGTGGCCACGGTGCATGCCGGCCAGAACGCCGATGAGGCTGCCCTTGCTGCGCGTGCGGTGGCCATGGCGCAGGTCTCGCCGGAAGATCCGCACGCCTGCCTCGCCGATGCCGACATGCTGGCCAGCGATTGGCCCGATCTTGATCTGTTCGATCCGACCGAGCCACCGGCAGAAGCCTTGATAGACGCCGCCAAGAAGGCTGAAGCCGCGGCACTGGAGGTTCCGGGTGTGAGCAGTTCCGTGGGAGCTGGCGCCGGCGCGGGCCTGTTTGGCATGGTGCTGGCCACCTCGCACGATTTTTCCGGTGCCTTCGAGCGCTCGGGCTTTTCCCACTCCGTCAGCGTCATCGCCGGCGAGGGCGTGAAGATGGAGCGCGACTATGATTTTGACAGTCGCGTTTTCTATGGGGACCTCGATGCGCCCGAACTCATTGGTCGCAACGCCGGTGAGCGGGTCGTCGCCCGTGTCAATCCGCGCAAGGTCAAGACCGGATCCAATATCAATGTGGTGTTTGATCCGCGCGTCTCGCGCGGGCTGATCGGCCACCTGGTGTCGGCCATCAATGGCGCCTCGGTTGCCCGCAAGACCAGTTTCCTCAAGGACATGATGGACCAGCAGGTAGCAATACCGGGGCTCACCCTGATAGATGATCCCTTCATCCGCCGTGGGCCGGGGTCGCGCCCGTTTGACGGCGAAGGCGTGTCGATGGGTGCGCTGACCATGGTCGAGGATGGGGTTCTCAGACAGTGGTACCTGACGACCGCCGTGGCCCGGGAACTCGGCCTTACCAGCAATGGCCGCGCCAGTCGCGGCGGCGGGGTTTCGCCATCGTCGACCAATGTGATTGTCTCTCCCGGAGAGCAGACCCGCGAGCAACTGATCGCCTCGGTCGGCACCGGCTTTTATGTCACCGAACTCATCGGTCAGGGTGTCAACGCGATTACCGGCGAATATAGCCGCGGCGCATCCGGTTTCTGGATCGAGAATGGTGAAATCAGTTTCCCGGTATCGGAAGTCACGATTGCTTCCAATCTCAAGGACATGTTCAAGCGCATGACGCTGGCCGACGACATCGACACCAAGTTCTCGGTCGCGGCCCCGACCATAGCCGTGGAAGGCATGACGCTTGCCGGTGATTGA
- a CDS encoding 3'(2'),5'-bisphosphate nucleotidase CysQ: MIDPYAEDLGLILKASHEAAEIAMRFFRKDPGVWYKNEGRSPVSEADVAIDRLLQTTLLAARPDYGWLSEEAEDNELRLSHRRIFVVDPIDGTRAYVAGRKEWCVSIGVVEDGLPVAGVLVAPALGEVWQASLGAGAFLNGKKLVFDTSEQGAAPLRVVVPDIVIKHMRPGADGAVDKVPGGPSLALRLAAVARGDFDGVYIRPSSNEWDLAAADVMLGETGHRLVDLQGARMRYNAPDPSRALMLAASEGQLAQLLEPFQPAAGH, encoded by the coding sequence GTGATTGACCCCTACGCCGAAGACCTCGGACTTATCCTGAAGGCCTCGCACGAGGCCGCCGAGATCGCCATGCGCTTTTTCCGCAAGGATCCGGGCGTCTGGTACAAGAACGAGGGGCGCTCGCCGGTCAGCGAAGCCGATGTGGCAATCGACAGGCTGCTTCAGACAACGCTGCTCGCCGCCCGGCCAGACTATGGCTGGTTGTCCGAGGAGGCCGAGGACAACGAACTCAGGTTGTCCCACCGCCGGATTTTCGTGGTCGACCCGATCGACGGGACCCGCGCCTATGTCGCCGGTCGCAAAGAGTGGTGCGTCAGCATCGGCGTTGTCGAGGACGGGCTGCCGGTTGCCGGCGTGCTGGTGGCGCCGGCGCTCGGTGAGGTCTGGCAAGCGAGCCTTGGCGCAGGTGCCTTTCTCAATGGTAAGAAACTCGTATTCGACACCAGCGAGCAGGGTGCCGCGCCGCTGCGGGTCGTGGTGCCCGACATCGTCATCAAGCACATGCGTCCCGGAGCGGATGGCGCGGTTGACAAGGTGCCGGGCGGTCCCTCGCTGGCGCTTCGGCTGGCAGCCGTGGCTCGAGGGGATTTCGACGGCGTCTACATCCGGCCAAGTTCGAATGAATGGGACCTAGCCGCAGCCGATGTCATGCTTGGCGAAACCGGCCATCGGCTGGTGGATCTGCAGGGCGCGCGCATGCGCTACAACGCCCCCGATCCTTCTCGCGCATTGATGCTGGCAGCGTCCGAAGGCCAGCTTGCACAATTGCTCGAGCCTTTCCAGCCCGCCGCCGGGCATTGA
- a CDS encoding DUF4170 domain-containing protein, with the protein MAESEDKQLLHLVFGGELKDLDSMDFRDLNALDIVGIYPNYATAHQAWKAKAQMTVDNAHMRYFIVHMHRMLDPSSDSKTKSSD; encoded by the coding sequence ATGGCAGAAAGTGAAGACAAGCAGCTTTTGCACCTAGTGTTTGGTGGTGAGCTCAAGGATCTGGATTCAATGGATTTCAGGGATTTGAACGCGCTCGACATCGTTGGCATCTATCCCAACTATGCCACTGCCCACCAGGCCTGGAAGGCCAAGGCGCAGATGACAGTGGACAATGCCCATATGCGTTATTTCATCGTGCATATGCACCGGATGCTCGACCCCAGCAGCGACAGCAAAACCAAGTCCTCGGACTGA
- a CDS encoding lysophospholipid acyltransferase family protein, with protein sequence MNKPDAETAAPRPKQLRDLIDRRRLGKRLLQSELVQSAGSALIGWSLNSIWRSNRDTGTSTDWQSLLEGEWPVIFALWHGQHILMPYAAPKDRKFVSLVSRSVDAEINARIIQRAGYEVIRGSGGRDQGAGNRKGGVKALLSMRDALHRDVNVVMIADISKGAARQAGKGIVTLAKISGRPIVPVALATSRRRVLEKTWDKTTINLPFGRRCLRLAPPIRVAADAGEGELDAARMQVTAELNRITTEVMKAVEAQA encoded by the coding sequence ATGAACAAACCGGACGCCGAGACGGCGGCACCAAGGCCCAAACAACTCCGCGACCTGATTGACAGGCGTCGTCTGGGCAAGAGGCTGTTGCAGTCCGAGCTGGTTCAGAGTGCGGGATCAGCATTGATCGGCTGGTCGCTGAATTCGATCTGGCGTTCCAACCGCGACACTGGCACGTCCACCGACTGGCAGAGCTTGCTGGAGGGGGAGTGGCCGGTTATCTTTGCGTTGTGGCACGGTCAGCACATCCTGATGCCCTATGCAGCGCCCAAGGATCGGAAATTTGTGTCCCTCGTATCGCGTAGCGTCGACGCGGAGATCAACGCACGGATTATCCAGCGGGCCGGCTACGAGGTGATCCGCGGTTCCGGCGGCCGCGATCAAGGCGCCGGCAACCGCAAGGGAGGCGTCAAGGCGCTTCTTTCCATGCGCGACGCGCTGCATCGCGATGTCAACGTCGTCATGATCGCCGATATTTCAAAGGGTGCTGCGCGGCAGGCCGGAAAAGGTATTGTCACCCTGGCAAAAATATCCGGCCGCCCGATTGTGCCGGTGGCGCTCGCTACCAGCCGTCGGCGGGTGCTCGAAAAAACCTGGGACAAGACCACCATCAATCTGCCGTTTGGTCGCCGCTGTCTGCGGCTGGCACCGCCGATCCGGGTCGCAGCCGACGCCGGCGAGGGGGAGCTTGACGCGGCCCGGATGCAGGTCACGGCGGAACTCAACCGTATCACCACCGAAGTGATGAAGGCTGTCGAGGCGCAGGCATGA
- the waaA gene encoding lipid IV(A) 3-deoxy-D-manno-octulosonic acid transferase has protein sequence MSRGWARAALVGYRWFGAGIYPLLGPYLAIRAAKGKEERSRRQERYGRSDIERPHGPLVWFHAASVGETNAVVPLIKEVRRRGISVVLTTGTVTSARVARERLGDNVIHQYVPLDLKPAVSRFLDHWVPDLAIIAESEIWPMTILELGARRTPQVLVNGRLSDRSFARWSKRPGLADALFENLSHVIAQSDLDAERFLSLGARPVTVSGNLKVDTTAPPWDGDELARLQEQLGNRPTWAAISTYEGEDEIVAAVHRALKPRHKLLTILVPRHPDRADAIETMLTGNGLKVARRSRGEPVGPETDVYLGDTIGEMGLYLNLTEIVFVGKSLKGGGGQNPLEPAMLGCAVLSGSNVENFRESYARLLKNGGARFVRDGEMLAKGVHYLLTNPQARQAMAAGGEKTLYDMRGALKSTVRALEPYINPLTVKARLLPRENENGENRKGGQW, from the coding sequence ATGAGCCGCGGTTGGGCGCGCGCGGCGCTGGTCGGCTACCGTTGGTTCGGAGCAGGTATCTACCCGTTATTGGGCCCCTATCTGGCGATCCGCGCGGCCAAGGGCAAGGAAGAACGGTCCCGCCGCCAGGAGCGCTATGGCCGCTCCGATATCGAGCGGCCGCACGGCCCGCTGGTCTGGTTTCACGCCGCCAGCGTCGGTGAAACCAATGCCGTGGTGCCGTTGATCAAGGAGGTTCGGCGGCGTGGAATTTCCGTTGTGCTGACCACCGGAACGGTCACATCGGCGAGGGTGGCGCGTGAGCGGCTGGGTGACAATGTCATCCACCAATATGTGCCACTCGATCTCAAGCCGGCCGTTTCCCGTTTCCTCGACCACTGGGTACCCGATCTCGCGATCATCGCCGAATCCGAAATCTGGCCGATGACCATCCTTGAACTTGGCGCCAGGCGAACGCCTCAGGTGCTGGTCAATGGCCGCTTGTCGGACCGCTCGTTTGCGCGCTGGAGCAAGCGTCCGGGGCTTGCCGACGCATTGTTCGAAAACCTTTCCCATGTCATCGCCCAGTCGGATCTGGATGCCGAACGGTTTCTCAGCCTCGGCGCGCGGCCGGTCACTGTGTCGGGCAATCTCAAGGTCGACACCACCGCACCACCCTGGGACGGGGACGAACTAGCCCGGCTGCAGGAGCAGCTCGGCAACCGCCCGACCTGGGCTGCGATCTCGACCTATGAAGGCGAAGATGAAATAGTCGCTGCCGTGCACCGCGCGCTGAAGCCGCGCCACAAGCTGCTGACCATTCTGGTGCCACGCCACCCCGACCGCGCCGATGCCATCGAGACGATGCTGACCGGAAACGGCCTCAAGGTCGCGCGCCGTTCCCGCGGTGAGCCCGTTGGTCCCGAGACTGATGTATATCTCGGCGACACCATTGGTGAAATGGGGCTCTATCTCAACCTCACCGAGATTGTCTTTGTCGGCAAGTCGCTGAAGGGCGGTGGTGGGCAGAACCCGCTCGAACCCGCAATGCTCGGCTGCGCGGTATTGTCGGGCAGCAATGTCGAGAATTTCCGTGAATCCTACGCCCGCCTGCTCAAGAATGGTGGCGCCCGGTTTGTTCGCGATGGCGAAATGCTTGCCAAGGGCGTGCATTATCTGCTCACCAACCCGCAGGCGCGGCAGGCCATGGCCGCTGGTGGCGAGAAGACGTTGTACGATATGCGCGGTGCGCTCAAATCCACCGTTCGGGCGCTCGAACCCTACATCAACCCGCTGACCGTCAAGGCTCGGTTGCTGCCGCGCGAAAATGAGAACGGAGAAAACCGGAAAGGCGGCCAATGGTAA
- the lpxK gene encoding tetraacyldisaccharide 4'-kinase: protein MVSEAPPFWWQRRGVQSALLSPFGWVYGRVARRIMDTRVRSQVDAAVICVGNFTVGGSGKTPTALTLAKAAIARGLKPGFLSRGYGGAIRHARLVDPAKDTARLVGDEPMLLAAKATTVVSPDRVAGAKMLVREGCDIIIMDDGFQSARLVFDLALLVVDARRGIGNGCVFPAGPVRAPVIDQVRHADALVVVGDGNGADPMIRMAARAAKPIHLARLEPRNAAKFRDRNCLAFAAIGDPEKFFISLEEAHVRIASRHGFPDHHHFAEDEIADLLTEAELYGLDIITTAKDHVRLRSGHGRAIELMEKSAVLEIDLVFDSPHVADAIINAATDAFKRRRTGA, encoded by the coding sequence ATGGTAAGCGAAGCGCCGCCATTCTGGTGGCAGCGCCGAGGCGTCCAGTCCGCGCTGCTCTCGCCATTCGGCTGGGTCTACGGCCGCGTCGCGCGCCGTATCATGGACACAAGGGTACGCAGCCAGGTTGATGCGGCGGTGATTTGCGTCGGTAATTTCACCGTTGGCGGATCAGGCAAGACACCGACTGCCCTGACGCTCGCGAAAGCGGCCATCGCCCGTGGCCTGAAGCCCGGATTTTTGTCGCGGGGATATGGCGGCGCCATACGCCATGCACGTCTGGTTGATCCAGCCAAGGATACCGCCCGTCTGGTTGGCGACGAGCCGATGTTGCTCGCCGCCAAGGCGACCACCGTTGTCTCTCCGGACCGGGTTGCGGGCGCCAAAATGCTCGTGCGCGAAGGCTGTGACATCATCATCATGGATGACGGCTTCCAGAGCGCCAGACTGGTGTTCGACCTGGCCTTGCTGGTGGTTGATGCCCGGCGCGGCATCGGCAATGGCTGCGTGTTTCCTGCCGGTCCGGTGCGTGCGCCGGTGATCGATCAGGTTAGGCATGCCGATGCGCTGGTGGTCGTTGGCGACGGAAACGGCGCTGATCCGATGATCCGGATGGCGGCCCGTGCCGCCAAGCCGATCCACCTTGCAAGGCTTGAGCCGCGCAATGCAGCCAAATTTAGGGATCGGAACTGCCTGGCGTTTGCAGCCATCGGCGATCCCGAGAAGTTTTTCATCTCTCTTGAAGAAGCCCATGTCCGCATCGCCAGCAGGCATGGTTTCCCCGATCATCATCATTTTGCCGAGGATGAGATCGCCGATCTGCTGACAGAAGCCGAACTCTACGGCCTCGACATCATCACCACTGCCAAGGACCATGTCCGCTTGCGTTCAGGCCATGGCCGGGCGATCGAGCTGATGGAAAAGAGCGCGGTGCTGGAGATTGATCTGGTGTTTGACAGCCCGCATGTCGCCGATGCGATCATCAATGCGGCAACTGATGCATTCAAGCGCCGACGGACCGGCGCCTGA
- a CDS encoding DUF2093 domain-containing protein — protein MNKFEGAGARPAKIRYLDGDFQILMPGSHVVCAVTGEFIPIEELKYWSVARQEPYVDVNASFFADQRAGVLPTQS, from the coding sequence ATGAACAAATTTGAAGGCGCTGGCGCCCGACCTGCAAAAATCCGCTATCTGGACGGTGATTTCCAGATCCTGATGCCCGGCAGCCACGTCGTCTGCGCGGTCACCGGCGAGTTCATCCCGATCGAGGAGCTGAAATACTGGAGCGTTGCGCGCCAGGAGCCCTATGTGGATGTAAACGCGTCGTTTTTCGCCGACCAGCGCGCAGGCGTTCTACCGACTCAAAGTTAG